In Pelagicoccus sp. SDUM812003, the following are encoded in one genomic region:
- a CDS encoding alpha/beta hydrolase yields MRSLLFLSFFAIARLCLAQNEFPIWDGPAPGTENRANQELLVNERYQRVFQPSLTLHAPPQELSNGTAVLVIPGGGYHHVTIYKEGHHIASWLNTLGITAFVLKYRLDPDEALQDASRAIEVIRHRSDDFGIQPDQFGVMGFSAGGHLLLNTVSNANDKTCPDFLVVLYPVIDDIDLQNAFPQNASPTIVFAASDDQRTPPGNAISVYQSVLGAGQPVELHLYQNGGHGFAFGLGKGPVNDWTDRCARWLDAQGLLN; encoded by the coding sequence ATGCGCTCCCTACTCTTCCTCTCCTTCTTCGCGATCGCTCGCCTCTGCCTAGCTCAAAACGAGTTCCCCATCTGGGATGGCCCAGCGCCCGGGACAGAGAACCGAGCCAACCAGGAGCTCCTCGTCAACGAGCGCTACCAGCGCGTCTTCCAGCCTTCGCTCACGCTACACGCGCCGCCCCAAGAGCTTTCAAACGGCACCGCCGTCCTCGTCATCCCTGGCGGTGGCTATCACCACGTGACCATCTACAAGGAAGGGCACCACATCGCGAGTTGGCTCAACACTCTCGGGATAACCGCCTTCGTGCTCAAGTATCGGCTCGATCCAGACGAAGCGCTTCAGGACGCATCGCGAGCCATCGAAGTGATCCGCCACCGAAGCGACGATTTTGGCATCCAGCCCGACCAGTTCGGCGTGATGGGCTTTTCCGCTGGCGGACACCTTCTCCTCAACACGGTCTCGAACGCGAACGATAAGACGTGTCCGGACTTTCTCGTCGTCCTGTATCCAGTCATCGATGACATCGACCTTCAGAACGCGTTTCCCCAAAACGCTTCGCCCACCATCGTCTTCGCCGCGAGCGACGATCAACGCACCCCTCCCGGAAACGCCATATCCGTCTATCAAAGCGTGCTTGGGGCAGGCCAGCCAGTGGAGCTGCACCTTTACCAGAACGGCGGACATGGCTTCGCGTTCGGACTCGGCAAAGGCCCCGTAAACGACTGGACCGATCGCTGCGCCAGGTGGCTAGACGCCCAAGGCCTCTTGAACTAG
- a CDS encoding CPXCG motif-containing cysteine-rich protein, producing the protein MIEPPQITCPYCWQSITIEEPPESDEPIEFVTDCEVCCRPIRVIATWQQHQLDLQADPE; encoded by the coding sequence ATGATCGAGCCACCACAGATCACCTGCCCCTATTGCTGGCAGTCCATCACCATCGAAGAGCCGCCTGAGAGCGACGAACCCATCGAGTTCGTCACCGATTGCGAGGTCTGCTGTCGCCCTATCCGCGTCATCGCTACATGGCAACAGCATCAGCTCGACTTGCAGGCCGACCCGGAATAG
- a CDS encoding glycoside hydrolase family 27 protein: MKSSSFKSLLTTALALFVASSSFAQKFEGLALTPPMGWNSWNTFATNINEELIIGVADAMIENGMRDAGYVHINLDDGWMMMERDENGDLVPDPEKFPNGLKHLADYLHERGFKFGVYGDAGSKTCAGYPGNMGHEYQDARKYAEWGVDYLKYDWCYTGERNAKEAYTTMRDALYAAGRPVVFSMCEWGTAEPWLWAQDVGHLWRTTGDIISCYDCTQEWSMGWKKILDLQMSLNPGLKGLEEYAGPGHWNDPDMMEVGNHGISLEESRSHFSLWCILAAPLIAGNDVRDMTPEVTAILTNAEAIAINQDPLGKQGTRIYQDDEKEIWIKYLENNDFAVCVLNASDEPRETSLQWEQFQNHFSTWNTNYEIRDIWDAQNIGTTDEHAEVSKMLAPHAVMLYRLSFLEKTK, translated from the coding sequence ATGAAATCCTCGTCGTTCAAATCTCTGCTCACGACAGCGCTCGCGCTCTTCGTCGCCTCAAGCTCCTTCGCCCAAAAGTTCGAAGGCCTCGCCCTCACTCCACCCATGGGCTGGAACTCATGGAACACCTTCGCCACCAATATCAACGAAGAACTCATCATCGGAGTCGCCGACGCCATGATCGAAAACGGCATGCGCGACGCGGGCTACGTTCACATCAATCTCGACGATGGCTGGATGATGATGGAACGCGACGAAAACGGCGACCTCGTGCCCGATCCCGAAAAGTTCCCCAACGGACTCAAGCACCTCGCCGACTACCTGCACGAGCGTGGCTTCAAATTCGGCGTCTACGGGGATGCGGGATCCAAGACCTGCGCAGGCTACCCCGGCAACATGGGACACGAGTACCAGGACGCTCGCAAATACGCCGAATGGGGCGTCGACTATCTCAAGTACGACTGGTGCTACACCGGAGAACGCAACGCCAAGGAGGCCTACACCACCATGCGCGACGCCCTCTACGCCGCGGGGCGCCCGGTCGTCTTCAGCATGTGCGAATGGGGCACCGCCGAACCCTGGCTCTGGGCGCAGGACGTGGGGCACCTCTGGCGCACGACTGGCGACATCATCTCCTGCTACGATTGCACCCAGGAATGGTCCATGGGCTGGAAGAAAATCCTCGATTTGCAGATGAGCCTCAACCCCGGTCTCAAGGGATTGGAGGAATACGCCGGACCCGGCCACTGGAACGATCCGGACATGATGGAAGTGGGCAATCACGGCATCAGCTTGGAGGAATCCCGTTCCCACTTCAGTCTCTGGTGCATCCTGGCCGCTCCCCTCATCGCCGGAAACGACGTGCGCGATATGACGCCCGAAGTGACCGCCATCCTCACCAACGCCGAAGCCATCGCCATCAATCAGGATCCGCTCGGCAAGCAGGGCACCCGCATCTACCAGGACGACGAGAAGGAAATTTGGATCAAGTACCTCGAGAACAACGACTTCGCGGTGTGCGTGCTCAACGCCAGCGACGAACCACGCGAAACCAGCCTGCAGTGGGAACAGTTCCAAAACCACTTCTCCACCTGGAATACCAACTACGAGATTCGCGACATCTGGGACGCCCAGAATATCGGAACCACCGACGAGCATGCGGAGGTCTCCAAGATGCTCGCTCCGCACGCCGTCATGCTCTACCGCTTGAGCTTCCTGGAAAAAACCAAGTAG
- a CDS encoding two-component regulator propeller domain-containing protein, with translation MNWKPSSAFLLATFLASLFPPLGHCFQEKLTLKHLSSDLGLPGNTVKTITQDNRGVIWIGLEGGGLSKYNGNEFKVFQNEPDDPASLSSDYVNVLFQDSAGSIWVGTQNGLDRLDSSRSSFDRIGGQQGLIGSIVFDILEDERKHLWVATERGVSRIDLASYEVEPSIPFQGRPTDSSALCNALFRDSHDRIWVATRSGIFRYNKATEQFEPPPEIDFTELNHMTLEFFDIQEDGHGSLWFGHNTGLSHYDPQTGRYEAVHLVEEGQDPEETNVNSILVDRRGNIWVATFSDGIRIIDSNTRKIKTYRPDPFNVEGLKSSSIRSLFEDRNGLIWIGTKFAGIQIYNSDVETFTRFSGGVHSESGLRGSHVLSIVSDQEGIIWIGTKRGGINAFDPRDETFLEAHYQESDDPNPIFDNRVEAIAEGEDGVLWLGTEKGLSRFDKRTGSFENFETYIIRDLLDVDERQLYIGTHFGLQIFDKQTKRFQAFPIIDGIDLSTESTIEIKTLFLDSANNIYIGTHHNGLYRFDPKSETLTHYAAGSPDALPLSGNMVRSVYEDVRGRIWVGTRLKGLNLLDLERGSIQTFDENNGLPSSTVFGIREDRLSRLWLTTDSGICILTPNTGESVSFTEAYGLQGNIFEPNAFCIGADGSFYVGGDGGFNKFRPEAIKKTMHSADIVFSSISVLGQNISQSKLDQNGIELSHNQNYLGFSFALTDYSLPGQNEFSYKLEGLDPDWIYSGRRNYASYTSLHPGNYRFIARGRLPSGEWNEQPAIFSVTIRPPFWQTAAFVVFATFASLLTLAGVYLFLTKRQRWQRNRLEALVKQSTSELRDANQTLMDQSEKIKTQNLELEAHRDNLEEMVQQRTAALEEQKRRAEESDRLKSSFLANMSHEIRTPMNAIIGFSTVICDTPVTEEERKEYSKLIKSNCSSLLSLIDDILDISRIEAGEMKIDKQPFDLHELVKEISTVFDAQLQKKNLETFQFKVAPNQLDGPCSIVSDPVRLRQILINLIGNALKFTDEGHVSLDYQIDRDAKRIDFVVEDTGIGIDVENLSVIWDRFRKLEDEKQQLYRGTGLGLSITKNLVQLLGGDIEAESTSGVGTRFTFHIPWIDASPDSSDKAATSSADTAQPAAKRPTRSDDAPRSSVVIAEDEDSNYLVMSRLLKQEPINLIRANNGQEAIDICRQRPDEIALVLMDIRMPELDGRLATQTLKADFPDLPIVACTAYATTTERAEIMGHGFDAYLSKPVTVDALSEILKSYLYTRQS, from the coding sequence ATGAACTGGAAACCTTCGAGCGCATTCCTCTTGGCGACCTTTCTCGCCTCCCTTTTCCCCCCGCTCGGTCACTGCTTCCAAGAAAAGCTTACGCTAAAGCACCTTTCGAGCGATCTCGGTCTTCCTGGCAACACGGTCAAGACCATCACCCAGGACAATCGGGGGGTCATTTGGATCGGCTTGGAAGGCGGTGGACTCTCCAAATACAACGGAAACGAATTCAAGGTCTTCCAAAACGAGCCTGACGACCCGGCCTCCCTTTCCAGCGACTATGTCAACGTGCTGTTCCAAGACAGCGCTGGGAGCATCTGGGTAGGCACCCAGAACGGACTGGACCGGTTGGACAGTTCGCGCAGCAGCTTCGACCGGATCGGGGGCCAGCAGGGTCTGATCGGTAGCATCGTTTTCGACATCCTGGAGGACGAGCGCAAACACCTCTGGGTGGCCACGGAGAGAGGCGTCTCGAGAATCGACCTCGCAAGCTACGAAGTGGAGCCGAGCATCCCCTTCCAAGGTCGGCCCACAGACTCGTCCGCCTTGTGCAACGCCCTTTTTCGAGACTCCCACGATCGCATCTGGGTCGCCACCCGGTCGGGCATCTTCCGCTACAACAAAGCCACCGAGCAATTCGAACCGCCTCCGGAAATCGACTTCACCGAGCTCAACCACATGACGCTGGAGTTCTTCGACATCCAGGAGGACGGGCACGGCTCGCTGTGGTTCGGACACAATACCGGCCTATCCCATTACGATCCTCAGACCGGACGCTACGAGGCGGTGCATCTGGTGGAAGAAGGACAGGACCCCGAGGAAACCAACGTCAACTCCATCCTAGTCGATCGACGCGGCAACATCTGGGTCGCCACCTTCTCCGACGGGATTCGTATCATCGATTCCAATACGAGAAAAATAAAGACCTACCGACCCGATCCCTTCAACGTGGAAGGGCTGAAAAGCAGCAGCATCCGCTCGCTCTTCGAGGATCGAAACGGCCTGATCTGGATCGGCACCAAGTTCGCCGGTATCCAAATCTACAACAGCGACGTCGAGACCTTCACTCGATTCTCCGGCGGTGTGCACAGCGAGAGCGGACTGCGAGGCAGCCATGTGCTCTCCATCGTTTCCGACCAGGAAGGCATCATTTGGATCGGCACCAAACGAGGCGGCATCAACGCTTTCGACCCTCGAGACGAGACATTCCTCGAAGCCCACTACCAGGAAAGCGATGATCCCAACCCCATCTTCGACAACCGCGTGGAAGCGATCGCGGAGGGAGAGGACGGCGTGCTTTGGCTTGGCACGGAAAAAGGCCTTTCGCGCTTCGACAAGCGAACAGGCAGCTTCGAGAACTTCGAAACCTACATCATTCGAGATCTGCTCGACGTCGACGAGCGCCAGCTCTACATCGGCACCCACTTCGGCCTGCAGATCTTCGACAAGCAAACGAAACGCTTCCAGGCCTTCCCCATCATCGACGGAATCGACCTCTCCACCGAGTCCACCATCGAAATCAAAACCCTGTTCCTCGATTCGGCGAACAACATCTACATCGGCACCCACCACAACGGCCTGTACCGTTTCGACCCGAAAAGCGAAACCCTCACCCACTACGCCGCAGGCTCGCCAGACGCCCTTCCCCTCAGTGGAAACATGGTGCGCAGCGTCTACGAAGACGTGCGCGGCCGCATCTGGGTCGGCACCCGTCTCAAAGGCCTGAACCTGCTCGATCTCGAGCGCGGATCGATTCAGACCTTCGACGAAAACAACGGCTTGCCCTCCAGCACCGTCTTCGGCATACGCGAAGACAGGCTTAGCCGGCTCTGGCTCACCACCGATTCCGGGATCTGTATTCTGACTCCAAATACAGGCGAATCCGTCTCCTTCACCGAAGCGTACGGGCTGCAGGGAAACATCTTCGAGCCAAACGCCTTTTGCATCGGCGCCGATGGCAGCTTCTACGTCGGCGGCGACGGCGGCTTCAACAAGTTCAGACCAGAAGCCATCAAAAAAACGATGCACAGCGCCGACATCGTCTTCTCGTCGATCAGCGTGCTTGGACAAAACATCTCCCAAAGCAAGCTCGACCAGAACGGCATCGAACTCAGCCACAACCAGAACTACCTGGGATTCTCCTTCGCCCTCACCGACTATAGCCTTCCCGGCCAAAACGAGTTCAGCTACAAGCTCGAAGGCCTCGATCCGGACTGGATCTACAGCGGACGACGCAACTACGCTTCCTACACCTCGCTTCACCCAGGCAACTACCGATTCATCGCCCGAGGACGCCTTCCCTCAGGGGAGTGGAACGAGCAGCCGGCAATCTTTAGCGTCACCATCCGCCCCCCCTTCTGGCAGACCGCAGCCTTCGTCGTCTTCGCCACTTTCGCCTCCTTGCTCACGCTCGCTGGCGTCTACCTCTTCCTCACCAAGCGTCAACGCTGGCAGCGCAACCGACTGGAGGCGCTCGTCAAGCAAAGCACCTCCGAACTGCGCGACGCCAATCAGACGCTCATGGATCAGAGCGAGAAGATCAAAACCCAGAATCTGGAACTGGAAGCGCACCGGGACAATCTGGAGGAAATGGTGCAGCAACGCACCGCCGCCCTAGAGGAGCAAAAGCGACGCGCGGAAGAATCGGACCGGTTGAAGTCCTCCTTCCTCGCGAACATGTCGCATGAGATACGCACCCCGATGAACGCCATCATCGGCTTCTCCACCGTGATCTGCGACACGCCGGTCACCGAAGAGGAGCGAAAGGAATACTCCAAGCTCATCAAGAGCAACTGCTCCTCGCTGCTCAGCCTGATCGACGACATACTGGACATCTCCCGCATCGAAGCGGGCGAGATGAAGATCGACAAGCAACCCTTCGACCTCCACGAGCTGGTCAAGGAAATCTCTACCGTATTCGACGCTCAACTACAGAAGAAGAACCTCGAAACGTTCCAGTTCAAGGTGGCTCCCAACCAGCTGGACGGACCATGCTCCATCGTTTCCGACCCGGTGCGCCTGCGGCAGATCCTAATCAATCTGATCGGAAACGCCCTGAAGTTCACCGACGAAGGCCATGTTTCGCTGGACTATCAGATCGACAGGGACGCGAAACGCATCGACTTCGTGGTGGAAGACACCGGTATCGGCATCGACGTGGAGAACCTCTCCGTCATCTGGGACCGCTTCCGCAAGCTCGAGGACGAAAAGCAGCAGCTCTACCGAGGCACGGGTCTCGGCCTCTCCATCACCAAAAACCTCGTTCAGCTGCTGGGCGGAGACATCGAAGCCGAGTCCACCTCCGGCGTCGGCACTCGCTTCACCTTTCACATCCCCTGGATCGACGCTTCGCCTGACTCGTCAGACAAAGCCGCAACCTCGTCCGCCGACACCGCCCAGCCTGCGGCCAAACGTCCGACCCGCTCGGACGATGCGCCTCGCTCCTCCGTCGTCATCGCCGAGGACGAGGATTCCAACTACTTGGTGATGTCCAGGCTTCTCAAGCAGGAACCCATCAACCTCATTCGAGCCAACAACGGCCAGGAAGCGATCGATATCTGCCGCCAGCGTCCCGACGAGATCGCCCTAGTCCTCATGGACATCCGCATGCCGGAACTGGATGGGCGACTAGCGACGCAGACCTTGAAGGCCGATTTTCCCGACCTGCCGATCGTGGCCTGCACCGCCTATGCGACGACGACGGAACGGGCCGAGATCATGGGCCACGGCTTTGACGCCTACCTGAGCAAACCGGTGACCGTCGACGCTCTCTCCGAAATTCTCAAAAGCTACCTCTATACTCGCCAAAGCTGA